Proteins encoded within one genomic window of Bombina bombina isolate aBomBom1 chromosome 1, aBomBom1.pri, whole genome shotgun sequence:
- the LOC128646005 gene encoding protocadherin-20-like isoform X1 produces the protein MTVAIDVVVVGGTYNAAPDHTCVFSSARICAYVYLSVLLVVFHNLCQIRATKEVTFHISEEQKEGTFIGSLRKALQLKASVAFTMLDSSNYFLLDTESGNLYVATDKLDRDSLCPQDILDECVLSSDVFISSEEQSEIVKIKVYILDVNDNAPCFSEEIIILSVPEDATVGTMHPIDHLASDRDTKNNSALTYHLNCTDETFSLYQNAEVLLLTVQKPLDRETQNEYQMYLVASDGGNPALSGSTLIRVQVTDVNDNCPIFLTNNVSVNLPRNTSVNATVIQLLAVDEDIGENHIIQYVYGNRVQESSKSFFHLNSSTGMITLSVSIHDNMPQQHKLTVLAIGPGCAPAVAYISISIQELPKKDVCVELRFVASHENNTVSITEDAVPNTILAILDIEDPDHSILRPLYINNTSPFYLRPAENSPDRYLLLTYRNLDFELQRNYDIYIIGNSTVNGSTVYAKKISIKIEDVNDNYPQFSQTLVEIFIEENNDPGAFLLKLSASDADSGSNSKISYSFGEDPHSMFKIESTDGILTAGESFDREEEASYLLLITASDHGFPSKNSTCTVIVNILDQNDNAPNFPTKDLTFYVPENLPRGGEVGIINVTDADSGLNSEFSVYFINYTTLFSIDQKSLILRSMGFLDYERELTYELLIEATDFGNPPLSNRVKVTVFILDVNDNAPLILLPESNFSYVLVPPETTKGSCITKVHAIDYDAGMNGVITYSGIGKMGDSSKLFMIDALTGNITLKENTHGHHCGLYQLIVKASDHGYPEVLSTIVRVNILLNDSISNQSYLESLIMDKASMSKENQVISLSSCTKYSAMASFSLQLSVPTVISILAFSVFCLLGVLLFLCTRRNSKKKKKPDIEIPLKLAVDYYVKDWNELKYETRQETDKG, from the coding sequence gtATACCTATCAGTTCTGCTTGTTGTCTTTCACAATCTGTGTCAAATCAGAGCTACAAAAGAAGTTACATTTCACATATCGGAGGAGCAAAAAGAAGGAACTTTTATTGGCAGTTTAAGGAAGGCTCTGCAATTGAAAGCCTCTGTAGCATTCACCATGCTAGACTCATCAAATTATTTCCTTTTGGATACAGAAAGTGGAAATTTGTATGTAGCTACTGACAAATTAGACAGAGATTCTCTGTGTCCGCAGGATATTTTAGATGAATGTGTCTTATCATCGGATGTGTTTATTTCTTCTGAGGAACAGTCAGAAATAGTAAAAATCAAAGTGTATATTCTGGATGTCAATGACAATGCTCCTTGTTTCTCAGAGGAGATCATCATTCTGTCTGTTCCAGAAGATGCCACAGTAGGAACAATGCACCCCATTGATCACTTAGCTAGTGATCGTGACACCAAAAACAACAGCGCCCTCACATATCATTTGAATTGTACTGATGAGACCTTCAGTTTATATCAGAATGCTGAAGTCCTTTTATTAACTGTTCAAAAGCCTTTGGATCGGGAAACACAGAACGAATACCAAATGTATTTAGTAGCATCAGATGGCGGGAATCCTGCATTATCTGGCAGCACTCTGATTAGGGTGCAAGTTACAGATGTGAATGACAACTGTCCCATTTTTCTGACAAATAATGTCTCAGTAAATCTCCCTAGAAACACCTCTGTTAATGCCACAGTCATTCAGCTTCTTGCAGTTGATGAAGACATTGGTGAGAACCATATTATTCAGTATGTTTATGGCAACAGAGTGCAAGAATCATCCAAGAGCTTTTTCCATTTGAACAGCAGTACTGGAATGATAACTCTGTCTGTAAGTATACATGACAATATGCCCCAACAGCACAAACTTACGGTTTTAGCCATCGGTCCTGGATGTGCCCCAGCTGTAGCTTACATAAGTATAAGTATACAGGAACTTCCAAAAAAAGATGTTTGTGTTGAATTACGTTTTGTAGCTTCCCATGAAAACAATACAGTTTCTATCACTGAAGATGCTGTACCGAATACTATTCTTGCCATCTTAGATATTGAAGACCCTGATCATAGTATTCTCAGACCTTTGTATATAAACAATACATCGCCATTCTATTTAAGGCCAGCTGAAAATTCTCCTGACAGGTATTTACTCTTAACTTACAGAAATTTAGATTTTGAGTTGCAACGAAATTATGACATTTACATAATTGGGAATTCTACAGTTAATGGTTCCACAGTATATGCAAAAAAAATTAGTATTAAGATAGAGGATGTAAATGACAATTATCCACAATTTTCCCAAACTCTAGTGGAAATATTCATAGAAGAAAATAATGACCCTGGGGCCTTTTTATTGAAACTTTCTGCTTCTGATGCTGATAGTGGATCGAATAGTAAGATTAGCTACAGCTTTGGAGAGGATCCTCATTCTATGTTTAAAATTGAAAGTACAGATGGAATACTCACTGCAGGTGAGTCTTTTGATCGAGAAGAAGAGGCATCTTACTTGCTTCTGATAACAGCTTCAGATCATGGATTTCCCTCTAAAAATAGTACATGCACAGTCATAGTTAATATTTTAGATCAAAATGATAATGCACCCAACTTTCCAACTAAAGACCTGACTTTTTATGTTCCTGAAAATCTTCCACGGGGTGGTGAAGTTGGAATTATAAATGTCACAGATGCTGATAGTGGCTTAAACAGTGAATTTTCAGTGTACTTTATAAATTATACAACACTCTTTTCAATTGATCAAAAGAGCCTCATCCTGCGATCTATGGGTTTCTTAGACTATGAGAGAGAATTAACGTATGAACTTTTGATTGAAGCTACAGATTTTGGCAACCCACCTTTATCCAACAGAGTAAAAgttactgtttttattttagatgTAAATGATAATGCTCCACTTATTCTCCTCCCAGAGTCAAACTTTTCATATGTGCTAGTCCCACCAGAAACCACAAAAGGATCCTGCATAACAAAGGTCCATGCCATTGATTATGATGCTGGTATGAATGGTGTCATAACATACAGTGGGATTGGTAAAATGGGTGATTCTTCCAAACTGTTTATGATTGACGCCTTGACAGGTAACATTACATTAAAGGAAAACACCCATGGGCATCATTGTGGCCTATATCAACTTATAGTTAAAGCAAGTGACCATGGTTATCCTGAAGTGCTTTCTACTATTGTCAGGGTTAACATCCTTCTCAATGATAGTATCAGTAACCAAAGCTACCTGGAATCTTTGATAATGGATAAGGCTTCAATGAGCAAGGAAAACCAAGTGATTTCATTAAGTTCATGCACAAAATATTCAGCTATGGCCTCATTTTCTTTACAATTAAGTGTGCCTACAGTAATTTCCATTCTGgctttttctgtattttgtttgttaGGGgtattgttatttttgtgtacAAGAAGgaactcaaaaaagaaaaaaaagccagaCATTGAAATTCCATTAAAGTTAGCTGTTGATTATTATGTAAAAGACTGGAATGAGTTAAAATATGAAACTCGTCAAGAAACTGATAAAGGTTAA
- the LOC128646005 gene encoding protocadherin-20-like isoform X2, which produces MEYFQVYLSVLLVVFHNLCQIRATKEVTFHISEEQKEGTFIGSLRKALQLKASVAFTMLDSSNYFLLDTESGNLYVATDKLDRDSLCPQDILDECVLSSDVFISSEEQSEIVKIKVYILDVNDNAPCFSEEIIILSVPEDATVGTMHPIDHLASDRDTKNNSALTYHLNCTDETFSLYQNAEVLLLTVQKPLDRETQNEYQMYLVASDGGNPALSGSTLIRVQVTDVNDNCPIFLTNNVSVNLPRNTSVNATVIQLLAVDEDIGENHIIQYVYGNRVQESSKSFFHLNSSTGMITLSVSIHDNMPQQHKLTVLAIGPGCAPAVAYISISIQELPKKDVCVELRFVASHENNTVSITEDAVPNTILAILDIEDPDHSILRPLYINNTSPFYLRPAENSPDRYLLLTYRNLDFELQRNYDIYIIGNSTVNGSTVYAKKISIKIEDVNDNYPQFSQTLVEIFIEENNDPGAFLLKLSASDADSGSNSKISYSFGEDPHSMFKIESTDGILTAGESFDREEEASYLLLITASDHGFPSKNSTCTVIVNILDQNDNAPNFPTKDLTFYVPENLPRGGEVGIINVTDADSGLNSEFSVYFINYTTLFSIDQKSLILRSMGFLDYERELTYELLIEATDFGNPPLSNRVKVTVFILDVNDNAPLILLPESNFSYVLVPPETTKGSCITKVHAIDYDAGMNGVITYSGIGKMGDSSKLFMIDALTGNITLKENTHGHHCGLYQLIVKASDHGYPEVLSTIVRVNILLNDSISNQSYLESLIMDKASMSKENQVISLSSCTKYSAMASFSLQLSVPTVISILAFSVFCLLGVLLFLCTRRNSKKKKKPDIEIPLKLAVDYYVKDWNELKYETRQETDKG; this is translated from the coding sequence gtATACCTATCAGTTCTGCTTGTTGTCTTTCACAATCTGTGTCAAATCAGAGCTACAAAAGAAGTTACATTTCACATATCGGAGGAGCAAAAAGAAGGAACTTTTATTGGCAGTTTAAGGAAGGCTCTGCAATTGAAAGCCTCTGTAGCATTCACCATGCTAGACTCATCAAATTATTTCCTTTTGGATACAGAAAGTGGAAATTTGTATGTAGCTACTGACAAATTAGACAGAGATTCTCTGTGTCCGCAGGATATTTTAGATGAATGTGTCTTATCATCGGATGTGTTTATTTCTTCTGAGGAACAGTCAGAAATAGTAAAAATCAAAGTGTATATTCTGGATGTCAATGACAATGCTCCTTGTTTCTCAGAGGAGATCATCATTCTGTCTGTTCCAGAAGATGCCACAGTAGGAACAATGCACCCCATTGATCACTTAGCTAGTGATCGTGACACCAAAAACAACAGCGCCCTCACATATCATTTGAATTGTACTGATGAGACCTTCAGTTTATATCAGAATGCTGAAGTCCTTTTATTAACTGTTCAAAAGCCTTTGGATCGGGAAACACAGAACGAATACCAAATGTATTTAGTAGCATCAGATGGCGGGAATCCTGCATTATCTGGCAGCACTCTGATTAGGGTGCAAGTTACAGATGTGAATGACAACTGTCCCATTTTTCTGACAAATAATGTCTCAGTAAATCTCCCTAGAAACACCTCTGTTAATGCCACAGTCATTCAGCTTCTTGCAGTTGATGAAGACATTGGTGAGAACCATATTATTCAGTATGTTTATGGCAACAGAGTGCAAGAATCATCCAAGAGCTTTTTCCATTTGAACAGCAGTACTGGAATGATAACTCTGTCTGTAAGTATACATGACAATATGCCCCAACAGCACAAACTTACGGTTTTAGCCATCGGTCCTGGATGTGCCCCAGCTGTAGCTTACATAAGTATAAGTATACAGGAACTTCCAAAAAAAGATGTTTGTGTTGAATTACGTTTTGTAGCTTCCCATGAAAACAATACAGTTTCTATCACTGAAGATGCTGTACCGAATACTATTCTTGCCATCTTAGATATTGAAGACCCTGATCATAGTATTCTCAGACCTTTGTATATAAACAATACATCGCCATTCTATTTAAGGCCAGCTGAAAATTCTCCTGACAGGTATTTACTCTTAACTTACAGAAATTTAGATTTTGAGTTGCAACGAAATTATGACATTTACATAATTGGGAATTCTACAGTTAATGGTTCCACAGTATATGCAAAAAAAATTAGTATTAAGATAGAGGATGTAAATGACAATTATCCACAATTTTCCCAAACTCTAGTGGAAATATTCATAGAAGAAAATAATGACCCTGGGGCCTTTTTATTGAAACTTTCTGCTTCTGATGCTGATAGTGGATCGAATAGTAAGATTAGCTACAGCTTTGGAGAGGATCCTCATTCTATGTTTAAAATTGAAAGTACAGATGGAATACTCACTGCAGGTGAGTCTTTTGATCGAGAAGAAGAGGCATCTTACTTGCTTCTGATAACAGCTTCAGATCATGGATTTCCCTCTAAAAATAGTACATGCACAGTCATAGTTAATATTTTAGATCAAAATGATAATGCACCCAACTTTCCAACTAAAGACCTGACTTTTTATGTTCCTGAAAATCTTCCACGGGGTGGTGAAGTTGGAATTATAAATGTCACAGATGCTGATAGTGGCTTAAACAGTGAATTTTCAGTGTACTTTATAAATTATACAACACTCTTTTCAATTGATCAAAAGAGCCTCATCCTGCGATCTATGGGTTTCTTAGACTATGAGAGAGAATTAACGTATGAACTTTTGATTGAAGCTACAGATTTTGGCAACCCACCTTTATCCAACAGAGTAAAAgttactgtttttattttagatgTAAATGATAATGCTCCACTTATTCTCCTCCCAGAGTCAAACTTTTCATATGTGCTAGTCCCACCAGAAACCACAAAAGGATCCTGCATAACAAAGGTCCATGCCATTGATTATGATGCTGGTATGAATGGTGTCATAACATACAGTGGGATTGGTAAAATGGGTGATTCTTCCAAACTGTTTATGATTGACGCCTTGACAGGTAACATTACATTAAAGGAAAACACCCATGGGCATCATTGTGGCCTATATCAACTTATAGTTAAAGCAAGTGACCATGGTTATCCTGAAGTGCTTTCTACTATTGTCAGGGTTAACATCCTTCTCAATGATAGTATCAGTAACCAAAGCTACCTGGAATCTTTGATAATGGATAAGGCTTCAATGAGCAAGGAAAACCAAGTGATTTCATTAAGTTCATGCACAAAATATTCAGCTATGGCCTCATTTTCTTTACAATTAAGTGTGCCTACAGTAATTTCCATTCTGgctttttctgtattttgtttgttaGGGgtattgttatttttgtgtacAAGAAGgaactcaaaaaagaaaaaaaagccagaCATTGAAATTCCATTAAAGTTAGCTGTTGATTATTATGTAAAAGACTGGAATGAGTTAAAATATGAAACTCGTCAAGAAACTGATAAAGGTTAA